In bacterium, a genomic segment contains:
- a CDS encoding gamma-glutamyl-gamma-aminobutyrate hydrolase family protein (Members of this family of hydrolases with an active site Cys residue belong to MEROPS family C26.) — MILYVIMETAEKYLAGNWQRPRLTLEETSGDYCLMIHYKQLNLKMLSVLRPRAIVYSGSSTPFEEYDVRQTRNYRQVVMTSAIPQLGICAGQQLAAEFFGCTLGIMHLLSEEEADHNPKYHPGEYKEWGVYPVTILQKDPLFDGLGKIVRVQQFHRSEIKGIGSEVIILASSKACQVQAFRHRTKPFYGVQFHPEEACEGYSDGFKILSNFFKWAAARQK, encoded by the coding sequence ATGATTTTGTATGTGATCATGGAAACTGCAGAGAAGTATTTGGCCGGGAACTGGCAGCGCCCGCGATTGACTTTGGAGGAAACGTCTGGCGATTATTGTTTGATGATCCATTATAAGCAATTGAATTTGAAGATGTTGTCGGTGCTCCGCCCCCGTGCGATCGTCTACAGTGGGTCTTCTACCCCTTTTGAAGAGTATGATGTGCGACAAACTCGTAATTATCGGCAGGTTGTGATGACCTCAGCAATCCCTCAGTTGGGGATTTGTGCCGGACAACAATTAGCTGCGGAATTCTTCGGCTGCACTTTGGGAATCATGCACTTGCTCTCTGAGGAAGAGGCCGATCATAATCCAAAATACCATCCTGGTGAATACAAAGAGTGGGGTGTGTACCCTGTCACTATATTGCAAAAAGACCCCCTGTTTGATGGGCTAGGTAAGATCGTCCGGGTTCAGCAGTTTCATCGCAGTGAAATCAAGGGGATTGGGAGCGAGGTCATCATATTGGCCAGCAGTAAAGCGTGTCAGGTGCAGGCCTTCCGACACCGGACTAAGCCCTTCTATGGCGTTCAGTTTCATCCGGAGGAGGCCTGTGAAGGTTATTCCGATGGGTTTAAGATTCTGAGTAATTTCTTTAAATGGGCGGCGGCTCGACAGAAATAA
- the proB gene encoding glutamate 5-kinase yields MNESLKLRQSIVDVRRVVVKIGSRVLVQKTGRPEHRRIRGLVDEMAKLRHAGIEVVLVTSGAIGAGMEALGMATRPTELPDLQMAAAVGQCRLMATYDKLFSAKRCKVGQVLLTHDDFDHKIRLTNARRTIENMLRHKVIPIVNENDVVADEEIRADIKLGDNDFLASLVVRMIRADLLIILSTVDGLRAPGANGGTRRVPCLEKVDKNTLALVTGQKNALSKGGMGSKLRAAKLAAQAGCHVVIADGRKLGNITRVVQGADVGTFVVASL; encoded by the coding sequence ATGAATGAATCCCTGAAATTAAGGCAAAGTATTGTCGATGTGCGACGGGTAGTCGTAAAGATTGGCAGTCGTGTATTGGTTCAGAAAACAGGCCGACCGGAACATCGTCGAATCCGGGGTTTGGTTGACGAAATGGCGAAACTTCGCCATGCGGGTATCGAGGTTGTCCTCGTGACCTCCGGCGCCATTGGGGCAGGGATGGAGGCCTTAGGGATGGCAACGAGGCCAACCGAATTACCGGATCTGCAAATGGCGGCAGCCGTGGGGCAATGCCGCTTGATGGCAACCTACGATAAATTATTTTCGGCAAAACGCTGTAAAGTGGGGCAGGTTTTACTTACACACGATGATTTTGATCATAAGATCCGCCTCACAAACGCCCGCCGCACGATCGAGAACATGTTGCGGCACAAGGTTATCCCGATTGTGAATGAAAATGACGTTGTGGCCGATGAGGAAATTCGTGCGGACATTAAGCTAGGGGACAACGATTTCCTGGCCTCTCTGGTGGTGCGTATGATCCGTGCCGATCTGTTGATCATCTTGAGCACGGTGGATGGATTGCGTGCGCCTGGAGCCAATGGGGGAACCCGGCGGGTACCCTGTCTTGAAAAAGTTGACAAGAACACCCTGGCGCTGGTGACGGGGCAGAAAAATGCGCTTTCAAAGGGGGGCATGGGTTCCAAGCTTCGGGCAGCCAAGCTGGCAGCTCAGGCGGGATGCCATGTTGTGATTGCTGATGGCCGGAAATTGGGTAACATTACCCGAGTCGTGCAAGGGGCGGACGTCGGTACTTTTGTGGTGGCATCATTGTAA
- a CDS encoding glutamate-5-semialdehyde dehydrogenase, producing MGLHEEMVAMGQQAVIASRGLARLSARKKTAILLAMADEVEAQRESIKRANALDVEAAKANGMAAAMIDRLSLSDSRINNMARGLREVAGLKDPVGAVISRWIRPNGLEIVKVRVPIGVIAIIYEARPNVTSDAAGLCFKTSNAVILRGGKESIQSNGAIVQALKAGGSKAGLPENAIQWVSTTDRDAVRELVQLEGMVDLAIPRGGESLIRAVVEQARIPVIKHYKGVCHTFIDETADLEKALKICENAKCQRPGVCNAMETLLVHEAVAAKFLPIIAQRLGVELNVELRGDEAARAIVPTMKPAIEEDWYAEYLDLILAVKVVPSVTAAIEHINKYGSNHSDAIISECEDAQKEFTHDVGSAVVYVNASTRFTDGSEFGMGAEIGISTDKLHCRGPMGLEELTTYKYVITGDGQVRE from the coding sequence ATGGGACTTCATGAAGAAATGGTGGCGATGGGCCAACAAGCAGTAATTGCGTCCAGAGGGTTGGCCAGGCTGTCTGCCAGGAAGAAGACGGCGATTCTACTGGCTATGGCCGATGAAGTTGAAGCTCAACGTGAGTCCATTAAAAGGGCGAATGCCCTTGATGTGGAGGCCGCCAAGGCCAATGGGATGGCTGCGGCCATGATAGACCGACTCTCTCTATCTGATTCCCGTATCAATAACATGGCGAGGGGGTTACGTGAAGTGGCGGGCCTTAAGGATCCCGTAGGCGCGGTAATCAGTCGGTGGATTCGTCCGAACGGTTTGGAAATCGTCAAAGTCAGGGTTCCTATTGGAGTGATTGCCATCATTTATGAGGCTCGCCCGAATGTGACCTCTGATGCGGCTGGGTTGTGTTTCAAAACATCCAATGCGGTTATTTTGCGGGGGGGGAAAGAGTCCATTCAATCCAATGGGGCTATTGTGCAGGCTTTAAAAGCGGGTGGGAGTAAAGCCGGCCTTCCTGAAAATGCGATTCAATGGGTCTCGACTACTGATCGGGATGCCGTTCGGGAATTGGTCCAGTTGGAGGGTATGGTGGATCTGGCTATTCCGCGTGGTGGGGAAAGCCTGATTCGTGCCGTAGTTGAGCAGGCCCGTATTCCGGTGATCAAACACTACAAAGGGGTATGCCATACCTTCATAGACGAAACAGCCGACTTGGAAAAGGCCTTGAAAATCTGCGAAAATGCCAAGTGTCAGCGACCGGGCGTGTGTAACGCGATGGAAACACTCCTGGTTCATGAGGCGGTTGCGGCGAAGTTTCTGCCCATCATTGCCCAACGGCTTGGTGTTGAATTGAACGTTGAGCTTCGTGGTGATGAGGCAGCTCGTGCCATCGTGCCGACCATGAAGCCGGCGATAGAGGAGGACTGGTATGCAGAATATCTGGACCTCATTCTTGCCGTCAAAGTGGTCCCCTCTGTGACGGCGGCAATTGAGCACATTAATAAATACGGTTCCAACCACTCCGATGCCATCATTTCTGAATGTGAGGACGCCCAGAAAGAATTCACCCATGATGTGGGGTCCGCCGTGGTTTATGTCAATGCATCCACCCGCTTCACAGATGGCTCCGAATTTGGCATGGGAGCGGAAATCGGGATCAGTACCGACAAGCTTCACTGTCGTGGTCCGATGGGGCTTGAGGAGTTGACAACCTATAAATATGTCATTACCGGGGATGGCCAAGTCAGGGAGTGA